The Lycium ferocissimum isolate CSIRO_LF1 chromosome 10, AGI_CSIRO_Lferr_CH_V1, whole genome shotgun sequence genome window below encodes:
- the LOC132033241 gene encoding deoxyuridine 5'-triphosphate nucleotidohydrolase-like, with amino-acid sequence MAEEKKINNFAVQNGSADICEVIKSYIPFLKVRRLSDKATLPQRMFPHSAAYDIFSARDTMVPARGKAKIATDLSIDLPPGTYGRVAARSSVAWHHSIDVGGGVVDLDKNPVFVILFNHSDVDFEVKVGDNIAQLVIELHATPEVVEVYK; translated from the exons ATGGCAGAGGAAAAAAAGATCAACAATTTTGCAGTTCAAAATGGATCAGCTGATATTTGTGAAGTCATTAAGAGTTATATACCGTTCTTGAAAGTGAGAAGATTATCAGACAAGGCAACTTTGCCCCAAAGAATGTTCCCTCATTCTGCAGCTTATGATATTTTCAG TGCAAGGGACACTATGGTGCCAGCTCGAGGCAAGGCGAAAATTGCCACTGACTTAAGCATAGACTTACCTCCAGGAACCTATGGTCGTGTCG CTGCAAGATCAAGTGTGGCTTGGCATCATTCCATTGATGTTGGAGGTGGAGTAGTTGATTTAGACAAAAATCCTGTTTTTGTGATACTGTTCAACCATTCTGATGTTGATTTTGAGGTAAAAGTTGGCGATAATATAGCACAGCTAGTCATCGAGCTCCATGCTACACCAGAGGTTGTTGAGgtttataaataa
- the LOC132033242 gene encoding uncharacterized protein LOC132033242 isoform X4, which yields MKRAKTNTHMLSSYASANFSATSTSLSVTPTQQQVIPIAEISTQTSIGVFYVQAEMFISNDLQKFCVLECSGYKQKKRTKERREFACTKCNRQTTLVPRCTFQIDLIDGRDSITTVISGDIAEKMLSMIAEHIFEITLVKNQLLPIDHVHKMLSVKLFLIQLKKSSWRSSNDTQTTVSILSYVEREPIFPPSINQRNTKKK from the exons ATGAAGAG GGCaaaaacaaacacacacatgctTTCGAGTTATGCATCAGCCAACTTCTCTGCGACATCAACGTCTCTCTCAGTAACTCCCACTCAGCAGCAAGTTATCCCCATTGCAGAAATTTCAACACAAACTTCG ATTGGAGTTTTCTATGTTCAGGCCGAAATGTTTATTTCAAATGACCTGCAGAAATTTTGTGTGCTTGAATGTTCAggatacaaacaaaaaaagcgcacgaaagaaagaagagaatttGCATGCACAAAGTGTAATCGACAGACAACATTAGTGCCTCG GTGTACCTTCCAAATTGATCTCATTGATGGCAGAGATTCAATTACGACAGTAATTTCTGGAGATATAGCTGAGAAGATGCTTTCCATGATAGCAGAACATATATTTGAAATAACTTTGGTCAAG AATCAACTCCTGCCCATTGACCATGTTCATAAGATGTTGTCGGTTAAACTGTTCCTAATTCAATTAAAAAAGTCATCCTGGAGAAGCTCAAACGACACACAAACAACTGTATCAATTCTGTCCTATGTAGAAAGGGAACCTATCTTTCCACCTAGCATTAATCAAAggaacaccaaaaaaaaatga
- the LOC132033242 gene encoding uncharacterized protein LOC132033242 isoform X1: MGKDEEFPVILGRNIGISSFQGLSLQIRFNSTIHINPAYPQAFELINWAKTNTHMLSSYASANFSATSTSLSVTPTQQQVIPIAEISTQTSIGVFYVQAEMFISNDLQKFCVLECSGYKQKKRTKERREFACTKCNRQTTLVPRCTFQIDLIDGRDSITTVISGDIAEKMLSMIAEHIFEITLVKNQLLPIDHVHKMLSVKLFLIQLKKSSWRSSNDTQTTVSILSYVEREPIFPPSINQRNTKKK; this comes from the exons ATGGGAAAGGATGAAGAATTCCCAGTAATCCTCGGAAGGAAtataggaatatcttcttttcAGG GTTTATCGCTGCAAATTAGATTCAACTCAACAATACACATAAATCCTGCTTACCCACAGGCGTTCGAGCTTATCAACTG GGCaaaaacaaacacacacatgctTTCGAGTTATGCATCAGCCAACTTCTCTGCGACATCAACGTCTCTCTCAGTAACTCCCACTCAGCAGCAAGTTATCCCCATTGCAGAAATTTCAACACAAACTTCG ATTGGAGTTTTCTATGTTCAGGCCGAAATGTTTATTTCAAATGACCTGCAGAAATTTTGTGTGCTTGAATGTTCAggatacaaacaaaaaaagcgcacgaaagaaagaagagaatttGCATGCACAAAGTGTAATCGACAGACAACATTAGTGCCTCG GTGTACCTTCCAAATTGATCTCATTGATGGCAGAGATTCAATTACGACAGTAATTTCTGGAGATATAGCTGAGAAGATGCTTTCCATGATAGCAGAACATATATTTGAAATAACTTTGGTCAAG AATCAACTCCTGCCCATTGACCATGTTCATAAGATGTTGTCGGTTAAACTGTTCCTAATTCAATTAAAAAAGTCATCCTGGAGAAGCTCAAACGACACACAAACAACTGTATCAATTCTGTCCTATGTAGAAAGGGAACCTATCTTTCCACCTAGCATTAATCAAAggaacaccaaaaaaaaatga
- the LOC132033242 gene encoding uncharacterized protein LOC132033242 isoform X3, protein MGKDEEFPVILGRNIGISSFQGLSLQIRFNSTIHINPAYPQAFELINWAKTNTHMLSSYASANFSATSTSLSVTPTQQQVIPIAEISTQTSIGVFYVQAEMFISNDLQKFCVLECSGYKQKKRTKERREFACTKCNRQTTLVPRCTFQIDLIDGRDSITTVISGDIAEKMLSMIAEHIFEITLVKMLSVKLFLIQLKKSSWRSSNDTQTTVSILSYVEREPIFPPSINQRNTKKK, encoded by the exons ATGGGAAAGGATGAAGAATTCCCAGTAATCCTCGGAAGGAAtataggaatatcttcttttcAGG GTTTATCGCTGCAAATTAGATTCAACTCAACAATACACATAAATCCTGCTTACCCACAGGCGTTCGAGCTTATCAACTG GGCaaaaacaaacacacacatgctTTCGAGTTATGCATCAGCCAACTTCTCTGCGACATCAACGTCTCTCTCAGTAACTCCCACTCAGCAGCAAGTTATCCCCATTGCAGAAATTTCAACACAAACTTCG ATTGGAGTTTTCTATGTTCAGGCCGAAATGTTTATTTCAAATGACCTGCAGAAATTTTGTGTGCTTGAATGTTCAggatacaaacaaaaaaagcgcacgaaagaaagaagagaatttGCATGCACAAAGTGTAATCGACAGACAACATTAGTGCCTCG GTGTACCTTCCAAATTGATCTCATTGATGGCAGAGATTCAATTACGACAGTAATTTCTGGAGATATAGCTGAGAAGATGCTTTCCATGATAGCAGAACATATATTTGAAATAACTTTGGTCAAG ATGTTGTCGGTTAAACTGTTCCTAATTCAATTAAAAAAGTCATCCTGGAGAAGCTCAAACGACACACAAACAACTGTATCAATTCTGTCCTATGTAGAAAGGGAACCTATCTTTCCACCTAGCATTAATCAAAggaacaccaaaaaaaaatga
- the LOC132033242 gene encoding uncharacterized protein LOC132033242 isoform X2 has protein sequence MGKDEEFPVILGRNIGISSFQGLSLQIRFNSTIHINPAYPQAFELINWAKTNTHMLSSYASANFSATSTSLSVTPTQQQVIPIAEISTQTSIGVFYVQAEMFISNDLQKFCVLECSGYKQKKRTKERREFACTKCNRQTTLVPRCTFQIDLIDGRDSITTVISGDIAEKMLSMIAEHIFEITLNQLLPIDHVHKMLSVKLFLIQLKKSSWRSSNDTQTTVSILSYVEREPIFPPSINQRNTKKK, from the exons ATGGGAAAGGATGAAGAATTCCCAGTAATCCTCGGAAGGAAtataggaatatcttcttttcAGG GTTTATCGCTGCAAATTAGATTCAACTCAACAATACACATAAATCCTGCTTACCCACAGGCGTTCGAGCTTATCAACTG GGCaaaaacaaacacacacatgctTTCGAGTTATGCATCAGCCAACTTCTCTGCGACATCAACGTCTCTCTCAGTAACTCCCACTCAGCAGCAAGTTATCCCCATTGCAGAAATTTCAACACAAACTTCG ATTGGAGTTTTCTATGTTCAGGCCGAAATGTTTATTTCAAATGACCTGCAGAAATTTTGTGTGCTTGAATGTTCAggatacaaacaaaaaaagcgcacgaaagaaagaagagaatttGCATGCACAAAGTGTAATCGACAGACAACATTAGTGCCTCG GTGTACCTTCCAAATTGATCTCATTGATGGCAGAGATTCAATTACGACAGTAATTTCTGGAGATATAGCTGAGAAGATGCTTTCCATGATAGCAGAACATATATTTGAAATAACTTTG AATCAACTCCTGCCCATTGACCATGTTCATAAGATGTTGTCGGTTAAACTGTTCCTAATTCAATTAAAAAAGTCATCCTGGAGAAGCTCAAACGACACACAAACAACTGTATCAATTCTGTCCTATGTAGAAAGGGAACCTATCTTTCCACCTAGCATTAATCAAAggaacaccaaaaaaaaatga